The window GCCCAGCGGCGCGCCCTCGAAGCCATCAAGCCCGGCATCACGGGCAAGGCCGCCGACGCGGTAGCTCGCGACTTCATCGTCGAGCAGGGTTACGGCAGGCAGTTTGGCCACGGCCTCGGCCACGGTGTCGGCATGGAAGTCCACGAACAGCCCGTTCTTGCCTCTACGAGCAAGGACACGCTGTCGCCGGGGGACGTTGTCACGGTCGAGCCGGGCGTCTACCTCCCGGGCGTCGGCGGCGTCCGCATCGAAGACATGGTGCACGTCACCAAGACCGGATGCGCGAATCTTACCCGGAGTCCGAAGCGGCTGATCGAGCTCTAGCCGGCCCGGGAAGCAGCAGCGAGGAACAGGAGCAGACATGATCACCCCCAACGAGTTCAAGTCCGGAGTGCTCATTAAGTACAAGGACGGCACCTACCAGGTACTATCCCATTCGCGCAGCCGCACCGCGCAGCGCCGGGCCCGGGTCGTGGCCAAGCTCCGCAACATCAAGACCGGTGTGCAGATCGAGGAGAGCTTCGAATCCGAAGCCAAGTTCGAGGAAGTCGAGATGGAACGGAAGAAAGCGCAGTTCCTCTTTCACGACCACGTCGGCTACCATTTCATGGACACCTCGAGCTACGAGCAGTTCGCCCTCAGCGAGGAGCAACTCGGCGACAGCTCACTCTATCTGAGTGACGGCCTCGAAATCGATATCTCGTACATGGATGGCGTCCCGGTCAGCGTCGCGCCGCCGATGTTCATCGTGCTGGAGATCGTGGAGACTGAGCCGAACTTCCGCGGCGACACCGCGACCGGCGGCGGTAAACCGGCGAAACTCACTACCGGACTGGTCGTGAGCGTACCCTTTTTCGTCAAGACCGGCGACAAGGTGAAGATCGACACCAGGACGAATACGTACGTTGAGCGGGCATGAGTTCGCTCCAGCCTGAATTGCTGGTGACCAAATCCCCATGACCAATCAAAGCCGAATGACCCCATGCCCACTTCGGCGTCCTCCTCTTTGGTCCATGATTGGGAATTGGCAATTGGACATTGGTCACTCCTCCTAGGGCATGTCTCTTCCTTTCAAGAAGGTCCTCGTCGCCAACCGCGGAGAGGTGGCGCTGCGGATCATCCGCGCCTGCCGGGAACTGAGCGTGCCGTCGGCGCTCGTCTACTCCGAGGCGGACCGCGACTCCCTGCCAGTGCGCGTGGCCGACGAAGCGGTCTGCATCGGGCCGGCTCCCGCCCAGGACAGCTACCTGAATGTCTCGCGCATACTCTCTGCCGCCGAGATCACCAAGTCAGATGCGCTCCATCCGGGCTATGGTTTCCTCTCCGAGTCGCCGGAATTCGCCGAGGCGGCGGAGTCGTGCAAGGTCACGTTCATCGGCCCGACTGCAGAGACCCTGAGACTGGCGCAGGACAAGATCCGCATGCGGCAAATCGCCCGCCAGGCGAACCTGGCCGTCGTGCCCGGCTCCGACGGCGAGGTGAACTCGTCGACCGATGCCGCGGGTATCGCAGCCGAGCTTGGCTACCCCATCTTGGTCAAGGCCGCAGCCGGGCGCGGTGGCGGCGGCATGCGCCTGGTGAAACGGGACAGGGACATTGAGACCGGTTTCCGCATGTGCCAAGCAGAAGCCAAGGCGGCCTTCGGTGATGGCCGAGTCTACATTGAAAAACACCTGGCCAATGCCCGGCACGTCGAAGTCCAGCTGCTTGCCGACCGGCGGGGCAACGTCTCGTATCTGCCGGAGCGCGACTGCTCGGTCCAGTTCCGCTACCGGAAACTGCTGGAAGAGAGCCCGTCGCCGGCCGTGTCCGGGGCGCTGCGCCGCGTCCTTGGAAAGCAGGCGCTGGCGATCGGGCGGGCGGTCGGACTGACCAATTCCGGCACGGTCGAGTTCCTGATGGACGACAGAGAGAACTGCTTCTTCCTGGAAATCAACGGTCGGCTGCAGATCGAGCACGGAGTCACGGAGATGGTCACCGGATTGGATATCGTCCAGAACCAGCTATTCTCCGCTGCCGGCGAGCCGCTCATTCTGCCCGCCGAGGACCCCGCACCCTTGGGCCATGCGATCGAATGCCGCATCACTGCCGAGGACGCTGAAGTCGGGTTCGAACCGAGTTCAGGCCTCGTGACCGACGCCAGGATGGCTGGTGGTCCGGGCATCAGGGTGGACTCGTACCTTTCGCCCGGATACGTAGTACCTCCACTCTACGAACCGCTGGTCGCGAAACTCATCGCCTGGGCTCCTGACAGGCCTCAGGCCATCGCACGGATGGCCCGGGCTCTTGCTGAAACGGCCGTTACTGGAATCACGACGACAGTCGGACTCCACCGCCGCCTGATGGAGAGCGGCCGGTTCCGGCGCGGCAAACTGGGAATCGGAATGCTCGACGAGGAGCTGGCCGCATGAGAATAGGCGTCGCTCCCGTTCCCCGCGAGTTCGCCGGCGCAGAATCGGGCTCGGCCGTGGTGGTGATCGACGTGTTCCGCGCCTCGACGACGATCGCCGCGGCGCTGGCCGGCGGCGCCAGGTTTGTGCTGCCGGTCGCAGACGTCGAACAGGCAATGAGGATGTCCGAACCCTATGACCGCAATGAAGTCCTGCTCGGCGGAGAGCGTGAGTGCCAACGGATCGATGGATTCCAACTCGGCAACTCTCCGTTGGAGTACACGCGTGAGGCCGTCGCAGGGAAGGTGGTCATCTTCACGACTTCAAATGGCACACGGGCTCTGGCCGTCGCAAAGGACGCGGCCACGGTCATCGTCGGCAGCTTTGTGAACTTCAGCGCGGTGGCTGATGCGGTCGCCGGGCATGAGGCCGTAACCGTTCTCTGCGCCGGCAATAACGGCAGGATAAGCCTCGAGGATTTCATCTGTGCGGGCGGGCTGGTGAACCGACTGGCGAAAACCGAACCCCGGCTCGATGATGCTGCCCTGGCGGCCCGGGCCGCATATAAGAACCTTAAGGCCGACCTCGGCCGGACACTGGCAGCAACCCAGCACGCGCTTCGGCTGGCCGACCTCGGGTTCCGCGCCGACCTCGAGTTCGCGCTCAAGGTCGACTCACTGCCGATCGTACCGCGCCTGATTGAAGGCAGAATCGTCGCACCGCCCGCTTGACTCCGCTGCGGCGCCTGCTAAGATTGTAGTACTGGCTACGTCAGGTCAGGTTGCCTGTACTGCCACCGGGTGCCATCCGGCTGGGAACGGCCGTAATCGCACTCGGTGCGTGCCCTATTCCCCTGACAATGAACAGCGTTAGCTTCGACAAAAGTCAGCGGCTCGGGCGCGCTGTCACTGAAGTAAGGACCATACTCGAACGGGCAGCCAGCTACTACCCCTCCGATCTTCCGGTCAGTCATTACGCCCGGCGCACCAACTGGCGCTACCAATCACGGGGCGCGGACAGCCCTCTGGACCTTGGCTTGGAGCAAGTACCGGGGTTTGAACCGCTCCGTCGTCAGCTTGAGATGGCCAGATCTCGCGCCGAAGCCCTGCTCGTCTCCGAACGGCTGGGCGAAACGATCATCGGGGCACAGGAGCGCGAGGAACTGACTCGGCGCGCGCTCGGCATACTGCCCACCGCTGAGGCCGACCGGATGCGGGAGATCTTCGCCTGCGCCGAACTCCAACCCCGCCGCTTCGCCCACTCGGCACCGAACACCGTGGCCGCCTTCGAGCAGATAGAACGGAACTGCGGGCGCGCCACGGCG of the candidate division WOR-3 bacterium genome contains:
- the efp gene encoding elongation factor P, with amino-acid sequence MITPNEFKSGVLIKYKDGTYQVLSHSRSRTAQRRARVVAKLRNIKTGVQIEESFESEAKFEEVEMERKKAQFLFHDHVGYHFMDTSSYEQFALSEEQLGDSSLYLSDGLEIDISYMDGVPVSVAPPMFIVLEIVETEPNFRGDTATGGGKPAKLTTGLVVSVPFFVKTGDKVKIDTRTNTYVERA
- a CDS encoding acetyl-CoA carboxylase biotin carboxylase subunit (an AccC homodimer forms the biotin carboxylase subunit of the acetyl CoA carboxylase, an enzyme that catalyzes the formation of malonyl-CoA, which in turn controls the rate of fatty acid metabolism); the protein is MSLPFKKVLVANRGEVALRIIRACRELSVPSALVYSEADRDSLPVRVADEAVCIGPAPAQDSYLNVSRILSAAEITKSDALHPGYGFLSESPEFAEAAESCKVTFIGPTAETLRLAQDKIRMRQIARQANLAVVPGSDGEVNSSTDAAGIAAELGYPILVKAAAGRGGGGMRLVKRDRDIETGFRMCQAEAKAAFGDGRVYIEKHLANARHVEVQLLADRRGNVSYLPERDCSVQFRYRKLLEESPSPAVSGALRRVLGKQALAIGRAVGLTNSGTVEFLMDDRENCFFLEINGRLQIEHGVTEMVTGLDIVQNQLFSAAGEPLILPAEDPAPLGHAIECRITAEDAEVGFEPSSGLVTDARMAGGPGIRVDSYLSPGYVVPPLYEPLVAKLIAWAPDRPQAIARMARALAETAVTGITTTVGLHRRLMESGRFRRGKLGIGMLDEELAA
- a CDS encoding 2-phosphosulfolactate phosphatase, producing MRIGVAPVPREFAGAESGSAVVVIDVFRASTTIAAALAGGARFVLPVADVEQAMRMSEPYDRNEVLLGGERECQRIDGFQLGNSPLEYTREAVAGKVVIFTTSNGTRALAVAKDAATVIVGSFVNFSAVADAVAGHEAVTVLCAGNNGRISLEDFICAGGLVNRLAKTEPRLDDAALAARAAYKNLKADLGRTLAATQHALRLADLGFRADLEFALKVDSLPIVPRLIEGRIVAPPA